The Bubalus bubalis isolate 160015118507 breed Murrah chromosome 16, NDDB_SH_1, whole genome shotgun sequence genome window below encodes:
- the LOC102399370 gene encoding olfactory receptor 52N5, with translation MFIISLLGNLGLVYLIHHEESLHHPMYFFLAMLSLVDLFTCTTTLPNAFCIFWFNLKEINFNACLVQMFFVHGFTGVESGVLMLMALDRYVAICYPLRYATILTNPIIAKAGLVTFLRGALLMIPFPFLVKRLPFCQSNIISHTYCDHMSVVKLSCASIKVNVIYGLVVALLIGVFDICCISVSYTMILRAVVSLSSADARQKAFSTCTAHISAIIVTYVPAFFTFFTHRFGGHAIPSSLHIIVANLYLLLPPTLNPIFTG, from the coding sequence ATGTTTATCATCTCCCTTCTGGGAAACCTTGGCCTTGTGTATCTCATTCATCATGAAGAGTCCTTACATCAtccaatgtatttttttctggcaATGCTCTCCCTCGTTGATCTCTTTACCTGTACCACTACCCTACCCAATGCATTCTGCATCTTCTGGTTCAATCTCAAGGAAATTAACTTCAATGCTTGTTTAGTCCAGATGTTCTTTGTCCATGGGTTCACAGGTGTGGAGTCTGGGGTGCTCATGCTCATGGCTCtggaccgctatgtggccatttgCTACCCACTGCGCTATGCTACCATACTCACTAACCCTATCATTGCCAAAGCTGGACTTGTCACCTTCCTGAGGGGTGCATTGCTGATGATTCCTTTTCCATTCTTGGTTAAGCGTTTGCCCTTCTGCCAAAGCAATATTATCTCCCATACATATTGTGACCACATGTCGGTGGTGAAGTTATCCTGCGCCAGTATCAAGGTCAATGTCATCTATGGTCTGGTGGTTGCCCTCCTGATTGGAGTGTTTGATATCTGCTGCATATCTGTATCGTACACTATGATCCTTCGGGCGGTGGTCAGTCTCTCCTCAGCAGATGCTCGGCAGAAAGCCTTCAGCACCTGCACTGCCCATATATCTGCCATTATTGTCACTTATGTTCCAGcattcttcactttctttacccACCGTTTTGGAGGACACGCTATTCCCTCTTCTCTTCACATCATTGTGGCTAATCTTTATCTTCTTCTTCCCCCAACTCTCAACCCCATTTTTACGGGGTAA